The Glycine soja cultivar W05 chromosome 8, ASM419377v2, whole genome shotgun sequence genome has a window encoding:
- the LOC114423061 gene encoding uncharacterized protein LOC114423061, producing MDAEAVLNLFDSCWFEVNILRTNSSPHTSITSYTENLDHVLKEEKEPKLPLIRTSHTRSMSDQLSMTTTSFNQDSLSPDSVLLLHPKLQTILSGKEATDSEPDENPRTQVRPHPEVLCPKKNKKISSSRTRKRRESKSLSDLEFEELKGFMDLGFVFSEEDKDSSLASIIPGLQRLRKKEEEEEENEDCDEISVPRPYLSEAWEVQEYDRRKKENSLVNWKMPAINNETDMKESLRWWAHTVASTVR from the coding sequence ATGGATGCGGAGGCTGTCTTGAACCTCTTTGATTCTTGCTGGTTTGAGGTTAACATTTTAAGGACAAATTCAAGTCCTCACACATCAATTACAAGTTATACAGAAAATTTAGATCATgtgttaaaagaagaaaaagaaccaAAGCTACCCTTGATCCGAACCAGCCACACCAGATCCATGAGTGACCAATTATCCATGACAACAACAAGCTTCAACCAAGATTCTCTTTCACCTGACTCAGTGCTTCTTCTCCATCCAAAGCTCCAAACCATTCTCTCAGGAAAAGAAGCCACTGACTCAGAACCTGATGAGAACCCAAGAACGCAGGTTAGGCCTCATCCTGAGGTGTTGTGTCctaagaagaacaaaaaaatctCAAGCAGTAGAACTAGGAAGAGGAGGGAGAGCAAGAGTTTGTCAGACCTTGAATTTGAGGAGCTTAAAGGGTTCATGGATCTGGGTTTTGTTTTCTCAGAGGAGGATAAAGACTCAAGCTTGGCTTCAATTATTCCTGGGTTGCAAAGGCTACGGaagaaggaagaggaagaagaagaaaatgaagattgTGATGAGATAAGTGTTCCAAGGCCTTACCTTTCTGAAGCATGGGAGGTTCAGGAATATGataggagaaaaaaagagaactcTTTGGTGAATTGGAAAATGCCTGCTATCAACAATGAAACTGACATGAAAGAAAGTCTTAGATGGTGGGCTCATACTGTTGCTTCCACTGTCAGATGA